A single window of Cellulomonas sp. NTE-D12 DNA harbors:
- a CDS encoding carbohydrate ABC transporter permease — translation MSATTDPMSATGTTSTDVKKPLTGPAATRAVRTAFSSPTASIVAIAIGVLWTIPTFGLFINSFRSKSDAATSGWWMFFVHPSFSLDGYRQVLTGQGGLFIPLVNSLAITIPATIIPIFVASMAGYALAWMRFRGSDAIFFTFFALQVVPLQMALVPLQQYYVHGLRIAGVTVLPSPGVNGTLAQIWLSHTMFSLPLAVFLLHNFIAQLPGSLIEAARVDGASHLRIFRSVVLPLSMPAIASFSIFQFLWVWNDLLVAKTFGGSNPALQPVTARMQSLTGSYGSHLELLAPAGFLTIVVPVIVFLALQRYFVRGLLAGSVKG, via the coding sequence ATGAGCGCGACCACCGACCCGATGAGCGCGACCGGCACGACGTCGACCGACGTCAAGAAGCCCCTCACCGGTCCGGCGGCGACCAGGGCCGTCCGGACGGCGTTCAGCAGCCCCACGGCCTCGATCGTCGCGATCGCGATCGGTGTGCTGTGGACCATCCCGACGTTCGGGCTGTTCATCAACTCGTTCCGGTCGAAGTCCGACGCCGCCACCAGCGGCTGGTGGATGTTCTTCGTCCACCCCAGCTTCAGCCTCGACGGGTACCGGCAGGTGCTCACCGGGCAGGGCGGCCTGTTCATCCCCCTGGTGAACTCCCTGGCGATCACCATCCCGGCGACGATCATCCCGATCTTCGTCGCGTCGATGGCCGGCTACGCGCTGGCCTGGATGCGGTTCCGGGGCAGCGACGCGATCTTCTTCACGTTCTTCGCGCTGCAGGTGGTGCCGCTGCAGATGGCCCTGGTGCCGTTGCAGCAGTACTACGTGCACGGCCTGCGGATCGCGGGGGTCACGGTGCTGCCGTCACCCGGTGTGAACGGCACGCTGGCGCAGATCTGGCTGTCGCACACGATGTTCTCGCTGCCCCTGGCGGTGTTCCTGCTGCACAACTTCATCGCGCAGCTGCCGGGGTCCCTGATCGAGGCGGCACGGGTGGACGGTGCGTCCCACCTGCGCATCTTCCGGTCGGTCGTGCTGCCGCTGTCGATGCCGGCGATCGCCTCGTTCTCCATCTTCCAGTTCCTGTGGGTGTGGAACGACCTGCTGGTGGCCAAGACCTTCGGCGGCTCCAACCCGGCACTGCAACCGGTCACGGCCCGGATGCAGAGCCTCACCGGCAGCTACGGCTCCCACCTGGAGCTGCTGGCACCGGCCGGCTTCCTCACGATCGTCGTCCCGGTGATCGTGTTCCTCGCCCTGCAGCGGTACTTCGTGCGAGGGCTGCTCGCGGGGTCGGTCAAGGGCTGA
- a CDS encoding sugar ABC transporter permease, which produces MSATYVSLASSVAGQAATTLLGAVEAVLGFVAILAIVFFVAGRATGRLEKPLAVIICLGPALFLVALGLVIPAITTINNSLTNQQFLGQQKTKKVGLKNYVFAFTDPYTQQTIVRTVLWLVIVPAVAVAVGLLVALLVDRMKYASIPKTMVFLPTAISFVGAAVIWSYVYNYVTPSQPQTGLLSQVVIKLGWSNPPNWLITPPLNTFLEMVIMIWIQAGFAMVVLGAALKAIPDEVIESARMDGASGFRLFRTIQVPMIRNTLVVVLTTVMITTLKVFDIVFTINNGNFKTDVLARQMYADMFVTSQVARGSALAVILFLAVLPLVLYNVRQLRREREIR; this is translated from the coding sequence GTGAGCGCTACCTACGTCTCATTGGCGTCGAGCGTGGCGGGCCAGGCGGCCACCACCCTGCTCGGCGCCGTCGAAGCCGTCCTCGGCTTCGTCGCGATCCTCGCGATCGTCTTCTTCGTCGCCGGCCGGGCGACCGGTCGGCTGGAGAAGCCGCTGGCGGTGATCATCTGCCTGGGCCCGGCGCTGTTCCTGGTCGCCCTCGGGCTGGTGATCCCGGCGATCACGACGATCAACAACAGCCTGACCAACCAGCAGTTCCTCGGCCAGCAGAAGACCAAGAAGGTCGGCCTGAAGAACTACGTCTTCGCCTTCACCGACCCGTACACGCAGCAGACCATCGTGCGCACGGTGCTCTGGCTGGTGATCGTGCCGGCGGTCGCGGTGGCCGTCGGTCTGCTGGTCGCGCTGCTCGTCGACCGCATGAAGTACGCGTCGATCCCCAAGACGATGGTCTTCCTGCCGACCGCCATCTCGTTCGTCGGTGCGGCCGTCATCTGGTCCTACGTCTACAACTACGTGACGCCGTCCCAGCCGCAGACGGGCCTGCTGAGCCAGGTCGTCATCAAGCTGGGCTGGAGCAACCCGCCCAACTGGCTGATCACCCCGCCGCTGAACACCTTCCTCGAGATGGTGATCATGATCTGGATCCAGGCGGGGTTCGCGATGGTGGTGCTCGGCGCCGCCCTCAAGGCGATCCCCGACGAGGTGATCGAGTCGGCGCGGATGGACGGTGCCTCGGGGTTCCGGCTGTTCCGCACCATCCAGGTCCCGATGATCCGCAACACCCTGGTCGTGGTGCTGACGACGGTGATGATCACGACGCTGAAGGTCTTCGACATCGTCTTCACCATCAACAACGGCAACTTCAAGACGGACGTCCTCGCCCGTCAGATGTACGCCGACATGTTCGTCACCAGCCAGGTCGCGCGCGGCAGCGCCCTGGCCGTGATCCTGTTCCTCGCCGTCCTGCCGCTGGTGCTCTACAACGTCCGACAGCTGCGCAGGGAGCGTGAGATCCGATGA
- a CDS encoding ABC transporter substrate-binding protein, which produces MKRTSRFAAAAAGVAALATVAACSSGGSSGTSSSSGTSAAALTGDCAQYQDYAGHSGKTVTMFGSILSPESDSLNSSWADFSKCTGITIQYTGSNTFESDLPVKVNGGNAPNLAIIPQPGLLAQMVATGAVKDPPAQTVKNEDNWNAAWKGYGSVDGKFYAAPMSANMKSLVWYSPKYFKDNGFTVPTTWADMMSLSDQMAGKMTGAAKPWCGGIGSGTASGWPATDWLEEVVLGKYGGQVYDDWISHKVKFSDPQIQDAMKVVSDWLQNPKWVNGGVGDVKTIATTTFQNAGLPILKNECGMLQQASFYEAQWPKGTKVGPDGDVFAFKLPAVDPSISTPVEGGGEFVTAFSDDPAVQAVQNYLSSPQWAESRIKVAPGWVSANEKVDQSLYTDPIDQLSAKYLADPKATFRFDASDAMPAAVGAGAEWTGMVDWFGSGKSAADVAKAIDAAWPS; this is translated from the coding sequence ATGAAGCGAACCTCACGATTCGCCGCTGCTGCCGCTGGCGTGGCGGCACTGGCGACCGTCGCCGCGTGTTCCAGCGGCGGCTCGTCGGGCACCTCGAGCTCGAGCGGCACCTCGGCAGCGGCCCTCACCGGCGACTGCGCGCAGTACCAGGACTACGCGGGGCACAGCGGCAAGACCGTCACGATGTTCGGGTCGATCCTCAGCCCCGAGTCGGACTCGCTGAACTCCTCGTGGGCCGACTTCTCCAAGTGCACCGGCATCACCATCCAGTACACGGGCTCCAACACCTTCGAGTCCGACCTGCCGGTGAAGGTCAACGGCGGCAACGCCCCGAACCTGGCGATCATCCCGCAGCCCGGTCTGCTCGCGCAGATGGTGGCGACGGGCGCGGTGAAGGACCCGCCGGCCCAGACCGTCAAGAACGAGGACAACTGGAACGCCGCCTGGAAGGGCTACGGCTCGGTCGACGGCAAGTTCTACGCGGCGCCGATGAGCGCCAACATGAAGTCCCTGGTCTGGTACTCGCCGAAGTACTTCAAGGACAACGGCTTCACCGTCCCTACGACGTGGGCCGACATGATGTCGCTGTCCGACCAGATGGCCGGCAAGATGACCGGCGCCGCGAAGCCGTGGTGCGGTGGCATCGGCTCCGGCACCGCGAGCGGGTGGCCCGCCACCGACTGGCTCGAGGAGGTCGTCCTCGGCAAGTACGGCGGCCAGGTCTACGACGACTGGATCAGCCACAAGGTCAAGTTCTCCGACCCGCAGATCCAGGACGCGATGAAGGTCGTCAGCGACTGGCTGCAGAACCCCAAGTGGGTCAACGGCGGCGTCGGTGACGTCAAGACGATCGCGACCACCACGTTCCAGAACGCGGGTCTGCCGATCCTGAAGAACGAGTGCGGCATGCTGCAGCAGGCGTCCTTCTACGAGGCGCAGTGGCCGAAGGGCACCAAGGTCGGACCTGACGGCGACGTGTTCGCCTTCAAGCTCCCGGCCGTCGACCCGTCGATCAGCACGCCCGTCGAGGGTGGCGGCGAGTTCGTGACCGCGTTCTCCGACGACCCGGCCGTGCAGGCGGTGCAGAACTACCTGAGCAGCCCGCAGTGGGCTGAGAGCCGGATCAAGGTCGCACCGGGCTGGGTCTCCGCGAACGAGAAGGTCGACCAGAGCCTGTACACCGACCCGATCGACCAGCTGTCCGCCAAGTACCTGGCCGACCCGAAGGCCACGTTCCGGTTCGACGCCTCGGACGCCATGCCGGCGGCCGTCGGCGCCGGTGCCGAGTGGACCGGCATGGTCGACTGGTTCGGCAGCGGCAAGTCCGCGGCGGACGTCGCCAAGGCGATCGACGCGGCGTGGCCGAGCTGA
- a CDS encoding LacI family DNA-binding transcriptional regulator, protein MARIEDVARSAGVSTATVSRALRGLPHVSSETRERVREVARELGYVASPSAASLASGRTRTIGLLTPWVNHWFFANVIDGAERALRAQGFDALLYTFEISRDLRRRQVDPDVLRRRVDGVIVVGMPLDRDEVAALVGLGHPLIFIGTGAPGQVTVRVDDLRTATEATEHLLRLGHRTIGHITGSPQDNAPWAPPIDRRSGWKEAMTRAGAAPSPELEVNGYFDVEGGRESTCRLLARRPDVTAIFAASDEMAMGAILAARELGRRVPEDLSVIGIDGHDLGELVGLTTMAQSAEDQGTAAATLLLGMIAGTPAPEQVIFPTQLVVRTSTAAPVAHLAT, encoded by the coding sequence GTGGCGCGCATCGAGGACGTGGCGCGGTCCGCCGGTGTCTCGACGGCGACCGTCTCCCGCGCGCTGCGAGGCCTCCCGCACGTGTCGTCCGAAACCCGGGAACGGGTCCGTGAGGTGGCCCGCGAGCTCGGCTACGTCGCCTCCCCGTCGGCCGCCAGCCTCGCCTCGGGACGGACCCGCACCATCGGTCTGCTGACGCCGTGGGTGAACCACTGGTTCTTCGCCAACGTGATCGACGGTGCCGAGCGGGCGCTGCGCGCCCAGGGCTTCGACGCGCTGCTGTACACGTTCGAGATCTCCCGTGACCTGCGCCGACGTCAGGTGGACCCCGACGTGCTGCGCCGCCGTGTCGACGGCGTGATCGTCGTCGGCATGCCGCTGGACCGCGACGAGGTCGCGGCGCTGGTCGGCCTGGGCCATCCGCTGATCTTCATCGGCACCGGCGCGCCCGGCCAGGTGACCGTGCGGGTGGACGACCTCCGCACCGCGACCGAGGCCACCGAGCACCTGCTGCGCCTGGGCCACCGGACCATCGGGCACATCACCGGGTCGCCGCAGGACAACGCGCCGTGGGCGCCGCCGATCGACCGCCGCTCCGGGTGGAAGGAGGCGATGACGCGCGCCGGTGCTGCGCCGAGCCCGGAGCTCGAGGTGAACGGCTACTTCGACGTGGAGGGCGGCCGCGAGTCGACGTGCCGGCTGCTGGCCCGGCGTCCGGACGTGACGGCGATCTTCGCGGCGTCCGACGAGATGGCGATGGGTGCGATCCTCGCCGCCCGCGAGCTGGGTCGACGCGTCCCGGAGGACCTGTCCGTGATCGGCATCGACGGCCACGACCTCGGCGAGCTCGTCGGCCTGACGACGATGGCGCAGTCCGCCGAGGACCAGGGGACCGCCGCCGCGACGCTGCTCCTGGGCATGATCGCCGGCACCCCGGCGCCCGAGCAGGTGATCTTCCCGACCCAGCTGGTGGTGCGCACGTCGACCGCCGCTCCGGTGGCGCATCTCGCTACGTGA
- a CDS encoding HAD hydrolase family protein: protein MTGTAGRVGLLALDVDGTVMTYDGVVSDGVRSAVSALVAAGVHVVLATGRSLQGAAQAAAALGLTDGWLVCSNGAVIARLDSDLDDGYEVHQVVTFDPAPALRALAIELPDALYAVENLGVGFLVSADFPPGELSGETEVVPFERLLAAPASRVVIRSPDSTPDEFHALVERVGLHEVSYAVGWSAWLDLTPGGVSKASALEQVRRELGVQPFATMAVGDGSNDTEMLEWAARGIAMGHADERVRAAADEVTGTIDDDGVLPVLRSLLH from the coding sequence ATGACCGGCACCGCGGGCCGCGTCGGCCTGCTCGCCCTCGACGTCGACGGCACCGTCATGACGTACGACGGCGTCGTGTCCGACGGTGTCCGCAGCGCCGTGTCCGCCCTGGTCGCGGCCGGGGTCCACGTCGTGCTCGCGACCGGTCGCTCGCTGCAGGGAGCCGCCCAGGCGGCCGCCGCGCTCGGCCTGACCGACGGCTGGCTGGTGTGCTCCAACGGTGCGGTCATCGCCCGCCTCGACTCGGACCTGGACGACGGCTACGAGGTGCACCAGGTGGTCACCTTCGACCCGGCACCGGCCCTGCGCGCCCTGGCGATCGAGCTGCCGGACGCCCTGTACGCGGTGGAGAACCTCGGCGTCGGGTTCCTGGTCAGCGCCGACTTCCCGCCGGGGGAGCTGAGCGGCGAGACCGAGGTCGTGCCGTTCGAGCGGCTGCTCGCGGCACCCGCCAGCCGGGTGGTGATCCGCAGCCCCGACAGCACGCCGGACGAGTTCCACGCCCTGGTCGAGCGCGTCGGCCTGCACGAGGTCTCCTACGCCGTCGGCTGGAGCGCGTGGCTCGACCTGACGCCGGGCGGCGTCTCCAAGGCCAGCGCACTCGAGCAGGTGCGCCGCGAGCTGGGCGTGCAGCCGTTCGCGACGATGGCGGTCGGTGACGGCTCCAACGACACCGAGATGCTCGAGTGGGCGGCCCGCGGCATCGCGATGGGCCACGCCGACGAGCGGGTGCGCGCCGCGGCCGACGAGGTCACGGGCACCATCGACGACGACGGCGTGCTGCCGGTGCTGCGGTCGCTGCTGCACTGA
- the serS gene encoding serine--tRNA ligase, with protein sequence MIDLRLLREDPDVVRASQVARGDDPHLVDEILDADARRRSALTAFETLRAEQKSLGKDVAKATGADKEHLLARARQLADEVKARQSDAEAAEKQADLLARRIGNVVADGVPAGGENDYVVLEHVGTPRDFAAEYGDGFRVRDHLELGEGLQAIDTERGSKVSGARFYYLTGIGARLELALLNAAVDRALAAGFTPVITPTLVKPEIMAGTGFLGAHADEIYRLEADDLYLVGTSEVALAGYHSGEILDLSAGPKRYAGWSACYRREAGSYGKDTRGIIRVHQFHKVEAFSYTTVEDAADEHQRILGWEKEMLGLVELPYRVIDTAAGDLGSSAARKFDCEAWLPSQQRYLELTSTSNCTTFQARRLGIRERTADGSVRTVATLNGTLATTRWLVAILENHQLEDGSVRVPEGLRPYLGGVEVLHPAATA encoded by the coding sequence GTGATCGATCTGCGGCTCCTGCGGGAGGACCCCGATGTGGTGCGCGCCAGCCAGGTCGCGCGTGGTGACGACCCCCACCTGGTGGACGAGATCCTGGACGCCGATGCGCGCCGCCGCTCGGCGCTGACCGCGTTCGAGACGCTGCGCGCCGAGCAGAAGTCCCTCGGCAAGGACGTGGCGAAGGCGACCGGCGCCGACAAGGAGCACCTGCTGGCCCGCGCGCGGCAGCTGGCCGACGAGGTGAAGGCGCGCCAGTCGGATGCCGAGGCCGCCGAGAAGCAGGCGGACCTGCTCGCCCGCCGCATCGGCAACGTGGTGGCGGACGGCGTCCCGGCCGGTGGCGAGAACGACTACGTCGTGCTCGAGCACGTGGGCACGCCGCGCGACTTCGCCGCCGAGTACGGCGACGGCTTCCGCGTCCGCGACCACCTCGAGCTCGGCGAGGGCCTGCAGGCGATCGACACCGAGCGCGGCTCCAAGGTGTCCGGCGCCCGGTTCTACTACCTGACCGGCATCGGCGCCCGCCTCGAGCTGGCGCTGCTGAACGCCGCCGTCGACCGCGCGCTCGCCGCCGGTTTCACCCCGGTGATCACGCCCACCCTGGTGAAGCCGGAGATCATGGCCGGCACCGGCTTCCTCGGCGCCCACGCCGACGAGATCTACCGCCTCGAGGCCGACGACCTGTACCTGGTCGGCACCAGCGAGGTCGCCCTGGCCGGCTACCACTCCGGCGAGATCCTCGACCTGTCCGCCGGTCCCAAGCGGTACGCCGGCTGGAGCGCCTGCTACCGCCGCGAGGCGGGCTCGTACGGCAAGGACACCCGCGGCATCATCCGCGTGCACCAGTTCCACAAGGTCGAGGCGTTCAGCTACACGACGGTCGAGGACGCGGCCGACGAGCACCAGCGGATCCTCGGCTGGGAGAAGGAGATGCTCGGCCTCGTCGAGCTGCCCTACCGCGTGATCGACACCGCCGCCGGCGACCTCGGCTCGTCGGCCGCCCGCAAGTTCGACTGCGAGGCGTGGCTGCCCAGCCAGCAGCGCTACCTCGAGCTGACCAGCACCTCGAACTGCACCACGTTCCAGGCCCGCCGCCTCGGCATCCGCGAGCGCACGGCGGACGGCTCCGTCCGCACCGTCGCCACGCTGAACGGCACCCTGGCCACCACCCGCTGGCTCGTCGCGATCCTGGAGAACCACCAGCTCGAGGACGGGTCGGTCCGTGTGCCGGAGGGTCTGCGCCCGTACCTGGGCGGCGTGGAGGTGCTGCACCCGGCGGCGACGGCATGA
- a CDS encoding diacylglycerol kinase family protein, with the protein MTWHDWLGLTAAVLALVAIVLAVWVARRQASGRLGHGAASAAPATAAGEVLTGPDDEERPLVAFVANPSKPDVAALRTQVVKACSERYLPEPLWLETTVEDPGVGQAREAVERGAKLVVAVGGDGTVRAVAEALVHTDVPMALLPLGTGNLLARNLDIPVGDPPAAIAAALDGKDRTIDVGWIAVQRWAAADAEDPDEEVTGPAADPDPDREHIFLVIGGVGFDAAMVASTDDALKAKVGWIAYFVAGVQHLHGRRSRVRVRLDGRAWQDLRLRSLLVGNCGKLPGGLQLLPDAILDDGWLDIAAIDTRGGVAGWAQLLGEVVLQGFGVRNPLPARIGRIDHTRARSVEMQLSGGEHVQLDGDVLGRVAQLAARVDPGALVVRVPAPAS; encoded by the coding sequence ATGACATGGCACGACTGGCTGGGGCTGACCGCTGCTGTGCTCGCGCTCGTGGCCATCGTGCTGGCGGTGTGGGTGGCGCGCCGGCAGGCGAGCGGGCGGCTGGGCCACGGCGCCGCGAGCGCCGCACCGGCGACGGCCGCCGGCGAGGTGCTGACGGGCCCGGACGACGAGGAGCGGCCGCTGGTCGCCTTCGTCGCCAACCCCTCCAAGCCGGACGTCGCTGCCCTGCGGACGCAAGTGGTGAAGGCTTGCTCGGAGCGGTACCTGCCCGAGCCGCTGTGGCTGGAGACCACCGTGGAGGACCCCGGGGTCGGGCAGGCGCGCGAGGCGGTGGAGCGCGGCGCGAAGCTCGTCGTGGCGGTCGGTGGTGACGGGACCGTGCGGGCGGTCGCCGAGGCGCTGGTGCACACCGACGTGCCGATGGCGCTGCTCCCCCTGGGCACGGGAAACCTGCTGGCGCGCAACCTCGACATCCCCGTGGGCGACCCGCCGGCTGCGATCGCGGCGGCGCTCGACGGCAAGGACCGGACCATCGACGTCGGCTGGATCGCCGTGCAGCGCTGGGCGGCCGCCGACGCCGAGGACCCGGACGAGGAGGTGACCGGGCCCGCCGCCGACCCCGACCCGGACCGCGAGCACATCTTCCTGGTGATCGGCGGGGTCGGGTTCGACGCCGCGATGGTGGCCAGCACCGACGACGCGCTCAAGGCGAAGGTCGGCTGGATCGCCTACTTCGTCGCCGGTGTGCAGCACCTGCACGGTCGGCGCAGCCGCGTCCGGGTGCGCCTCGACGGCCGGGCCTGGCAGGACCTGCGGCTGCGCAGCCTGCTGGTGGGCAACTGCGGCAAGCTGCCCGGCGGTCTGCAGCTGCTGCCCGATGCGATCCTCGACGACGGCTGGCTGGACATCGCGGCGATCGACACCCGCGGCGGGGTGGCCGGCTGGGCGCAGCTGCTCGGCGAGGTGGTGCTGCAGGGGTTCGGGGTGCGGAACCCGCTGCCGGCGCGGATCGGGCGGATCGACCACACCCGGGCACGGTCGGTGGAGATGCAGCTGTCCGGCGGGGAGCACGTGCAGCTGGACGGGGACGTGCTCGGCCGGGTGGCGCAGCTCGCGGCGCGGGTGGACCCGGGCGCGCTCGTCGTGCGGGTGCCGGCACCCGCGAGCTGA